The sequence below is a genomic window from Corythoichthys intestinalis isolate RoL2023-P3 chromosome 4, ASM3026506v1, whole genome shotgun sequence.
tcacataatATGtcccacattgtgaacatgtgacgaaaactatggcgcattttcgtctcgttctcgtctcgtcaaaaactggcattcgtgtcgttaagttttagtctcccaggacacgtttttagcctgttatcgtctcgtcatgaaaaaaattatcgtcgacaaaatattttcgttatagtcatcgttgacgaaaacaacactgctgcgcACATGTATAATATTGTGTATGCATTTCTATGCGAGTGTCTAGGTGCGAGATGTGGAAGACAGCAGCTTCCAagtgagttttttttaaaactgtggCTCTCCTTTTCTACATACAAGGATGTTGCAGTAAAATACACTTAAACACTAAATAGCAGTACATAAACGCTGTACACTAAATATGTAAAACAGAAATTGTTCCTTCCTACTGGtagccatccatccattatcttccgcttagtccggggtcgggtcgcgggggcagcagctttagcagggaagcccagacttccctctccccagccacttcagccagctcctacggcgggattccaaggcgttcccaggccagccgagcgacagtctctccagcgtgtcctgggtcgaccccggggcctcccggcggtgggacatgcccggaacacctctccagggaggcgtccaggagtcctgtggagggtgctccgggagtacggggtaccgagccccttggctgttcggtccctgtacgaccggtgtcagagtctggtccgcattgccggcagtaagtcgaattcgttcccagtgaggattggactccgccaaggctgccctttgtcaccaattctgttcataatttttatggacagaatttctaggcgcagccgaagcgttgagggtgtccggtttggtggcctcagcattgcatttctgctttttgcagatgatgtggtgctgttggcttcatcaagccgtgacctccaactctcactggggcggttcgcagccgagtgtgaagcggttgggatgaatatcagcacctccaaatccgagaccatggtcctcagccggaaaagggtggcatgccctctccaagTCGGGGATgaaatcctgccccaagtggaggagttcaagtatcttggggtcttgttcacgagtgagggtaggagggagtgggagattgacaggcggatcggtgcagcgtctgcagtgatgcggactctgcgccggtccgttgtggtgaagaaggagctgagccgaaaggcgaagctctcgatttaccggttgatctacgttcctaccctcacctatggtcacgagctgtgggtcgtgaccgaaagaacaagatcccggatacaagcggccgaaatgagtttcctccgcagggtgtccgggctctcccttagagacagGGTGAGAAGCCCGGTAATcacggaggggcttggtgtcgagccgctactcctccgcgttgaggagctagttgaggtggctcgggcatctactGGTAGCATCAGCAGCAAAAGGAAACtacttaaaatatatacataaaataaatgcttatggaGTGATTCAAAAAGAGGCGATTgtcaaaattttaaagtataagtgatcaaatgtatactgttgtgtgtatatgtcattgactaaatatgcgctacaatgtactcaacttttgttcagaattagcttcttatcacgagtcacaatgcggcttgcttttcattcattcgcgcAGCTTAacagtcctttaaacagtgtgTCAGCTGCGCTGCTCTAGAGTTGAGAGTGCATTGTTCCACAACAGCGAAACGAGAAAAGTgattggctaaaggctgggtttatcccgCCCATCGAAAGCTGTGAGTCTCTGGGGGTCTATGGGCAGTGGACATGGCGCGGCTGGCCCGGACGCTCTGGTTCTCTGCATGGTGATTGGATGATCTGACTGCGGCtaaatccctttttgattgacagtgaaatgagtgaatcagtgatcttgtcatACTAACATCCGCGGGAGGCATTTTTCAGTTTTCATTCTGTTGTTCTGAGTTGACTTTGATAATACTCCTagcgacacttgctttgttaaaaatgacTAGCGAAAAATCGAGCTtcaatctggtgtttttttcCTATTGTAGCTCCTTGTgcttggagacttgacttctggcactttaTTTACCTTCAAAGCAGCTGCtgccgctgagcccctccactGTCACAAAGCAGTCATAGGCAGACACAGTTTGAGCCTGCCCTCATTTAAAGACCAGCATTCGCTACTGGATTCAAAGCAACTTACATTCACTCAGGATTTTCAGGGTTTTGCTGGTCCGTTGTTGTCGTCGGGGTCCACGGAGTGAAATTCTGCCACGTACAGGCTTTTGTCAATGCTGCTGGGAATGGGCTTAATGTCGGTGACCAGCTGGTCCTCGATGCTCTTTAGGTTGTGACGGTCCTCTGACGTGATCAGGTTGATGGCAAGACCCAAGTGGCCAAAACGCCCTAAAAGGAAATACGAAGAAATACGTAAACACAAAAGTTTAGGAGTAATGACTAGGGATGTCcggatccgatcacatgatcggaaatcgggcagatccaccatttttcagaggatcggaatcgggtgaaaaggatcgggattttaattgaaaaaatatgttttttggcTTCATgcacgtacagcctctcactctccctcctgctgcttttcttgttcAGCAGCACCCTGGAGTTGGCcatttaaagttaacgatgattgacaggggtGTAGCTTTGATTTTGCCAGAGGCGTTTAGCAGCTCTACCATCAAAGGCACACATGTGTCAACCAACACTTAGCTTGTAAACACTAgccagtgtgctgtggcaactcactgtgtaagtgagaggccgtTCTCAGCAGTGTGAGCATCTCAGCGTGAGTagttttgagtggactcactcaatgaagcatttaataaagacaagcatttttcacgttatttaaagataattcattttatgaaggcggcacggtgggagAGTAACatgtttacaacttttttttttcttctttatcggatcgggactctgtatcaaagtcaggtgactcaaaaatatgcaattgggacatcccttgtaATGACAGCCTACATTTCACATTTCTTTAACTTCCAGGGGATGAATGCATATGTAAGCAGACAGACCTGATCTTCCAATGCGATGCAAGTAGGTTTCTGCACTTTTAGGAAAGTCAAAGTTGATGACCACATTTACCGCCTGGATATCAATTCCTCTCGTGAACAGGTCTGTCAGACAGAAATTGTTAACCACCAAATTGAAGTTTCATCACTGGGACCAAACACTATGTTCCTTCACTAACCTGTGCACACTAAGTTTCTGCAAAGCCCGTTGCGAAAGTCATGGAATACGCGGTTCCTGTACTCCTGCATCATCTTGGCGTGGATGTAGAAGCATGAGTAGCCCAGCTGGGTGATCTTCTTGGCGAGAAGCTCCACCCGCTGAGTGGAGTTACAGAAGATGATGGACTGGTTGATCTGAAGCTGTAACGCATAGACTATATTAGAAAATACGACTGTCGAGAAATCTTCAATTCAAATTTCAGTTTAAACCTTACCCTGGAAAAAAGCGTATTGAGGCAGTGGACCTTCTGCCTTTCAGTCACATATGCATAATACTGAGTTATGCCCTTCAAAGTCAGCTCCTCCATAAGGTTAATCTCATATGGCTTTTGCAGGTATTTGTTCTGGatgagtggagaaaaaaaaataaaaacacttcttAAAACACCCTTTCTTTGAACCCAGCAGTTTGAACGTGAACATCAGCATACCATGAATGTCTGCACACAGATAGGGAATGTTGCAGAGTAAAGCAAAATCTGCCTGTTCCTCGGTAGGAAGCTGATGATGTCTTCAATGATGACCACAAAGTCTTGAGATAAGAGTTTATCTGCCTGAAAGTATGAATTATAAACATTAATCAAAACAAGATTCGTAAAATGTGTTCAATGACCCAAGAAAATCCTACCTCATCCATCACCATCATTTGTATCTTGTCAACTTTAGCCAGACCCTTTTTGATCAGGTCCAGTATTCTTCCAGGTGTGGCAATTACTACATGCACTGTTGGGACAAAACACAATCAATAAAAAGTAtgctttaatttatttatttatttattttttgcatgtgaCTGCGAGTGGGAAAAAGTTACTTTACCAGTGTCATCAAGCCGCATGATGTCATCCCTCAAATTGGTGCCGCCAGTGGTAGCCATGACCTTGACTCCTCCAAGGTGCTTGCTGAGCTGAATACTGATCTGGCTCATCTGCAGGGCCAACTCTCGCGTGGGCACTATGACTAAGGCTGAGAGGAGACACACAAGCGGGGAGGGCTAATGAAATGTGAGGGTTAGTGACACGCGAGGGTATAGTTAGTTAAGAGTTCATCATTAAAATTAAGTGGTGGAAAGGGTGGAGTTCAGAAGGGGGTGAATGCGGACCTTGAATGTGATTCTTCTTTAGGTCTATTCTCTCTAGGAGAGGGATGAGGTAGGCTCCACTTTTGCCCGTTCCGTTTTTAGCACGAGCCAAAATATCGCGGCCCGACAAAGCGATGGGGATGCTTTCCTCCTATGAATGAGAAAAGATATAAAGTGAACCATCTTAACTTTAAATTGAATTAGGGGACCTAATTAGGTAAAATGGCAAAATTGAAAAACAGCTTAGGGAAATTTAGCTCTAAACTGCTTTAGTGTGTACATATGAACAGCTGAAGCAAAAacctgtttttcaaaatatacaaaatagtTGATAATAGGAATGTCCCGTTCACATATTTTTGCCTCCCGAGTTCGGGTCGCctaattttgagaatctgtTGATACAGAGTCCAGATCCGACACCCCCgcccaaaaaagtttttttttatttatttatttattttttttaatttgaacaaaaattccAAACATGTTGTAGTACTGTATTGTTTCTGCTTTTTCCAGGAGTGTCTCGGAGTAtgaaacgtatatatttttgttttttggcaatgccattgtatttctggattattttgttacttttcaggccttgaaacattaaaacccgatccttttcacccgattccgatccaaaATGACCCGATCGGgccgatttctgatcacgtgatcggatcggagaCATCCCAAATTAAGAATGCTACTTACAAAAGATTTATTGAGCAAAACTGCTAGTAATAGAatcattacaaataatattttaaataaaaatacattcttCGTTTTCCTGTACAAGAGTTTATTTTAACAAGACTAACTCatgctagaggtgtgcgaaattggcgattcttagattattcgcgattcggccgtgaaagaatcgagaacgattcacaaacatccaaattacgattattgaaatatgccaagtaaagcggaactaaaccaGAGTCCGCTcgatcttcgggacgcaatgaggaacggaccgagattaAACATCACGCTCAATTtacgccgctagataaaaaaacaataacacctggcagcggccgacagccgctacaaactacgcccacataaaactacggtagatatcacacgtataaagaactagttgcaaaatgacagactcgccggcggtagtaaacagccgccatcttaaagcagtagacttctctggaaggctgttgtagcgaaccttccgagcgaacctaatgaacttttttactaaaatactcctaaatcggcaaaatcttgacttgaatgatgaaaccgttttaaaaccttcgcatgtcgaaagtagacagaagggaaattatggaataacgggagcagttttaacaactttaactgttgattcacaataataaatcaattgaatgtagtttaaagctgtggatacagaatggggactgagtagtttatttactgttttgaactgttaaataaacaactctttcagtatcaagttaagcctgagagaatttttgaacaatttttgtaactaccgtatttgcccgaatataagatggccctcatTATAGGCtgaacccctctttttcaagactcaagtttgaaaaaaagactttaacaccaaattaatttttatacagaaaataattacagaacatccgaaacaaatgattataacaatatatctgagagaaaaagcatgttattttgcctcattaaaTCTCaatatctaaacatttaaatatgtaaactaaagtgcaatcgcattcgtaaattaatgtattctggtttttgaaatgtaaataaaccaatctactgtgataaaacaacaaaattgcaataactgcattacccatcaaagtgaggtctaactgtaactgtagtcttgaaacaaatctgaataaggaaaaacattgcaataaaataatgcaaactggttaaacttgagagtagctgagatctgtcatgacagaacattactcctcaagttcagcattcgcttctatgatatctggcgccatctagcgtcgtgaatgggtataatgtctagaccccgaatatcagACGACCAGACGACTCccattttttcagtcttatttcaatgcaaaagaaCCCCGTCTTATATTCGACATACGGATATGTCGacatacgaaacattaaaagcagcaaatagctgggggtgcatcaataatcaaatcgtagcctctgaatcgtaatcgaatcgttaggtgccccatgattcccacctctaatgcacgcacacacatacagtatacacacCAAAGTACATCATGAATCAACTCCAACAATGTAGTAATGTAATGCAATATACTAAAAAAATATGACGCTTGTAACCAGTTTtaggtaaaaataaaaaaataaaagcaagcaATAAGTTCCGATTGTTTGTGTTTCAGTGGGTCTCGTACTGCATATGTAGACTGAATTAAAAATCATATTTGATTTCCTAGAATTACCATTTACTTGATCTTAAACTATATTTTATCTGGGCAATCCAGTCTGTCGTGGGAGTTTCCTTTTTTGCTAAAGTGTTAGGATTATAAACCCCTGCAAAAGAGGTAATACTATGACTCCCTCAATAATAACGGGccaaaatggaaaacatacctGTATAGGTGAAGGCTTCTCCCATCCCATCTCAAAGATCCCCATTAGGAGTTCCCTCTTCAGGCAGTAGTCTTCAAATTCATTTCCTTTGGTGGAGGTAACATCCTggggcaaaaaaaggaaaatattgtGAATATGTTTTTATGAAAACCTGAGGAGTGACTCAAAACTACTGTGCCTTGTGGAAAGTAGTATTAGTTTACCGTTGTTTTCATTCTGTTGTCTTTTGGCGGAAGCTCCAGGTACTTTTTCCAGTCGTCCCCAAATCTTACAAGATCGTACGTTTTCAGAATGTTGACAGTGAAGCACTTTTAGCTGCAAAACCAAACTTACTTGATCGAGCCTTTGCTCTGAGGAGCACTGCTTCTCTCCTGGGGCTGCTGGCCACTGAATCTTGCAGGCTTGCCGCCTCCGAGTTGCCCATTCACTGGTCTGATTAAGCCCATCATCTGCGCTGGGTTTGCTGTTCTTGCTGTTGCCATTTTTCTTTGGctttttttcttgaatttaGCACTGTTGATTCTCAATTGGTTTGTGTTTCTTACTAATCAAgtagaaactaaaataaaactaCACAGCACTTTGTTATTGAGATTCTGTCAACAGGCCCCTTGAAAATAAGAGTCCTGTGTGTGGGTTAGTATTATTTACAAGAGAACTCTCCTGAAAAATTGGAGAAATTAACATTAATATGAATAAATTAAATCAAAAATATGTGACTTGAAACTTGCAACTTTTAAGGAAGCTTTTCAAGTCTTTTTTATGATCTTTGCCGGAACAGCAATTCTGTTCATTCGTGTATCTTAGACTGTTGTGCTATATGTGAGGTATTCATATACACAGGTTCTTTGAGCTTGCCTCACAGTTTGTTTCCGACATCTGAATCCGGTTTGTGCTTTAGGATTAGCTGAATCCAGGTCACCTACCATGAAACAGCACaagaaaatttaaataaataaataaacaacaacgaattgataaatgttgttccacttcacgattgtgtcccacttgttgttgattcttgacaaaaaaattaaatttcatatctttatgtttgaagcctgaaatgtggcgaaaggttgcaacattcaagggggccgaatacttttgcaaggcactgtaagtttaATAAAAGCGCTAAGACTCATGTTGATGATCTGGCCTTGTATAAAACAGACTTCCCCATTCAAAACAAAGCCAGCAACAGCCCGATTGTTGAATCtttataatatatacatattatatttattaggggtgtgacaatatatcgaaatggtgatatatcgtgatactttgtatcccaaatggttatcgatatgctcctgccaagaatcgaaatatcgttttaaaaaggtttcaatgtctaagaaataaataaataaaaatgaaccaacaatttgctaccaaaatcttccaccataatagtgtttcaattaactctaaggctgcattgacggtgctcaatCTATTTAGCCTGGgaacgttcattcgaaaccagagcgttcagtcattctgtccgattttcagggatttacaggtcacttgcttttcattttagggcatttacaggtcatttcctgttgagtttgagtcactgcctattcatttgggggatTCCCATGCCACTTccttttctgtaactcaaaataaacagaaagtgacccataaaatatctcaaaatcaataggaagtaactgaaaatcaacaggtaaatgaccttaaatgggcaaaaaattacctcattgcctggcattggccgccactgacggccatagacgttcaatccgtttgaaccctcccagttcaaatggattggacgtctactagtgataaactcagtccaattcacagcagacgcttgtttttctgtttattagttgtttgtagaatatcctagatcgtcatatcgtcagatcatcgttatcgtgaccttttttatcgtatcgtatcgtatcgtgaggtaccaatagGTTCCCTCTCCTAATATATATCCTTCATTATTATCCTATGGTAAGCTTTTTTTCCGTCCTAAAATGTTTAGATTTATTACATAGTGTATCTATATTTTCTATACATATATTGTGAGATATTTTTACCAACATGAAATATTTATAAAGTTAATTAATGTCATTCAACTGTTAGTATCATGATGCATTAACCTCGAGGTTAACATGTCCGTTTCCATTTTATTTGCTCATGACATTGAAGGTACAAGATATTTGTAAAAGGATGGTGTCAAGTAATAAATGCAATCCAAATGGTAATCATGGTTACCTACTTTAGAGATATAATACTGCAAATTGCCAATCTactttaaaacacatttaagaaTGTTATTCTGTACTCGAGAGCTGTAGTGATAaactggcatttaaaaaataataaaattaggTTTCAACGTGTTAACTTGCAAGCGATCAGGATAAGACTACGCGGTCCATTCAAACTTGACTTGTACGAGTCCCTTCTTGGtagtaaaaataaaacacattaaaATCCATCGCTAGTTAACATTAAACATAGTTATAAACTTCCCCTTCAACTTGCTGAACTCTGAGAACAAAGTTAGCGTCCTTTTAGCATAGCCAGCTGCGACGTGTAGGTAGTCGACTCAGTTGGCAA
It includes:
- the ddx61 gene encoding probable ATP-dependent RNA helicase DDX6, which codes for MATARTANPAQMMGLIRPVNGQLGGGKPARFSGQQPQERSSAPQSKGSIKFGDDWKKYLELPPKDNRMKTTDVTSTKGNEFEDYCLKRELLMGIFEMGWEKPSPIQEESIPIALSGRDILARAKNGTGKSGAYLIPLLERIDLKKNHIQALVIVPTRELALQMSQISIQLSKHLGGVKVMATTGGTNLRDDIMRLDDTVHVVIATPGRILDLIKKGLAKVDKIQMMVMDEADKLLSQDFVVIIEDIISFLPRNRQILLYSATFPICVQTFMNKYLQKPYEINLMEELTLKGITQYYAYVTERQKVHCLNTLFSRLQINQSIIFCNSTQRVELLAKKITQLGYSCFYIHAKMMQEYRNRVFHDFRNGLCRNLVCTDLFTRGIDIQAVNVVINFDFPKSAETYLHRIGRSGRFGHLGLAINLITSEDRHNLKSIEDQLVTDIKPIPSSIDKSLYVAEFHSVDPDDNNGPAKP